The Flavobacteriales bacterium genomic sequence TGCCGATCATGAGGAGAATGTACTGGTAGCGGTGACGGAAGCGCGTGCGAAAGCCACCAGCATGAACATTGATGCCTCCAACCTGAATGCGGAGAATCTGAAAAAATTCCAGGATGCGCAGGCCGGATTGTCATCCGCTTTATCACGCCTGCTCGTGACCGTTGAAAAATACCCCGACCTGAAAGCGAACCAGAATTTCCTGGAATTGCAGGCGCAACTGGAAGGCACCGAAAACCGGATTGCCGTGGCCAGGGAAAACTTCAACGCCGCCACCAAATCGTACAACACACACCTGCGCCGATTCCCGGCGAAAATTTTCATAGGATGGATGGCCGACGACGGTGAGTTCGAAGCCATGCAGGGTTTCGAAGCCGAAGCCTCCAGTGCAAAAGCGCCTGAAGTCAAGTTCTGATATGGATATTCGGAAGTTCCTTACACCCGAAGAAAAGAACGGCATCCTGGCAGCGATCCGGGATGCCGAGAACAATACGTCAGGGGAAATACGCCTGCACCTGGAAAACCGTTGCAAGGGTGATGTGATCGACCGTGCCGTGTTCCTGTTCGACAAGCTGGGCATGACCGCTACCCGCGAAAGCAACGGCGTTTTATTTTATGTGGCGGTGAAAGACAAGAAGCTGGCCATCCTGGGCGACAAAGGCATCAATAAAACCGTGCCTGAAAATTTCTGGGAAAACATCCGCGAGCACCTGGTGTCGCGCTTCCGGGAAAACAAATACGGGGAAGGTTTGGCGGAAGGCATTCGCATGGCCGGTGAACAACTGAAATCACACTTCCCCCTGAGATCCGATGACAAAAACGAGTTGACGGATGAGATCTCATACGGAGGTTCATCATGAAACTAAAACTATTTCTATTTCTTTTCATCGCATGCTTCGGTTTTATTCATGCCGAAGCACCTTTTAAGAAAGGCATCCCAGAACGACCGAGTCCACCTACGCTGGTCAACGACTTTACAAACACACTATCCAGGTCCGAGGTTTACCAACTCGAAAACAAACTGGTTGCCTTCGATGACACCACATCCAACCAGATTGTGGTACTCATCACCGATGACCTGCACGGGTATGACCCCGCCGAGTTCACCATTGCCGTGGGCAATCAATGGGGCGTAGGACAAAAAGATTTCAAAAATGGCATTGTGGTGATGGTGAGCCCGGGTGAAAGAAAAACCTTCATTGCCACCGGGTACGGACTGGAAGGCGCCATCCCCGATGCGATCTGCAAACGGATCGTAGAAAATACCATGATCCCAAAATTCAAGGAAAACAATTATTACGACGGTATTGATCAGGCGACTGACGTACTCATGCAACTGGCCAGCGGAGAGATCACCGTGAGTCAGCTGGAGGAACGTCAGGCACGTCAGAAAATAGTCACCGTGGTGATGGGCATCCTCATGGTTCTTGGCATCGCATCCCTTGTCCTGCTGATCGGGTATTCCCGTGTCCGGCATTACGCCCGAGCAAATGACCTTTCTTTCTGGACGGCCTTCTGGATCCTGAACTCCATGAACAACCGACGCGGCGGTGGAAGCGGAGGCGGTTTCTTCGGTGGTGGAGGTGGCGGCTTCGGGGGCGGAGGCGGAGGCTTCGGGGGTTTCGGAGGTGGAAGCTTTGGCGGCGGTGGTGCCGGCGGAAGCTGGTAAGCAACTTCCGGACATTCAACCATCCATTCATCAACCAAATCCGGTATCTTCGCCGTTATGGTTTTATAAGCACAAGCCCCATGCGCATCACTGAAAAATTTGCCGCCGTACTTGCCATCCTGGGCACCATCATGCGCCTGCTTCACGTCCCGGGTGGAGGCATGGCATCCGTACTTGGTTTGACCACCTTGGCCATCTTATATTTCCCGTTGGGCATTCTTCTGCTCAGAAACGAAACGATCAGGGAGTTCTTCAAATCCGTGCGTGAACGCAAGTCGGGCGCAGGTGTCGCCTTTGCATCCAGTTGGGTGCTGGCAACGCTTACTTCCGGCATTATGTTTAAAATCATGTTCTGGCCCGGGTCGGGTATGATGTTGAGTTTCGGAGTAGCTGCAACAGGCATTGGTGCGGGAATCGGGTATTTCTTTTTGTCCAATAAATATCCGGAGATCGTCAAACGCATGCTTTCCCGTGCCATCCCTTTGCTGGTTGCCGGCATCCTGTTGATGACCATTCCTTACGAAAAACTGGTGTATGCCTTCTGGCCCGGAGAAAACCCCTACCAGCAAGCCTACAGGGACATGTTGCTGCATCCCGATGACCTGCAACGCTGGCAACGACTGGAAGCCATCCGTGATTCCCTGGACATGCTACCCATGTCAACCGACTCTGTCCATCAACCTTGACATGGCAGGAAAACATCGAAATAAATCACGTAGAAAGCGCTGGCGATGGGTCGTTCTTGTGATCCTCATTGGCGGACTCGCCTGGCCGCAGGACCTGCTCATGCCCGTTGAAGGCGCCGGACCAAACAGCTATCACCACAAATCGTTCTGGTTTTACCCATGGGGCAAATCCGTTACCCACAAGGGCGTTGACATCTTCGCACGAAAGGGTACGCCCGTGCATGCTGCCACATCCGGCGTGGTGGTGTTCGCAGGAGAAATCAGCATGGGTGGCAACGTGGTGCTGGTGCTGGGGCCCAAATGGCGTATTCACTACTACGCCCACCTTGAGGAAAGCCGGGTGTCACCCGGTCGTTTCGTAGATCACCAAACCCTGATCGGCACGGTAGGAAATTCCGGGAATGCCAAAGGAAAGCCCGCCCACCTGCACTATTCCATTGTTACACTGATCCCATATCCCTGGCGCATCGACAGCAGCCACCAGGGTTGGAAGAAGATGTTTTACCTCAACCCGATTTCCTATTTTTGAGGAAGCTTTCGCGCCATGAAACGTCTGTTCTCTCCCCGCATTCCGTATGCCTGGTGGCGATGACTTGCTGCATCCTGTTCGCAACTTCCTGCCAGGTTGAAAAACGCATGTACCGGCCGGGATACCATGTGGAATGGTCGCTGCACTCCGATCG encodes the following:
- a CDS encoding M23 family metallopeptidase, which produces MPVEGAGPNSYHHKSFWFYPWGKSVTHKGVDIFARKGTPVHAATSGVVVFAGEISMGGNVVLVLGPKWRIHYYAHLEESRVSPGRFVDHQTLIGTVGNSGNAKGKPAHLHYSIVTLIPYPWRIDSSHQGWKKMFYLNPISYF
- a CDS encoding LemA family protein; this encodes MKKSHIIWGVCGLLVLFLIFAVPNAYNKAVKLQEDVKAEWADVQATYQRRADLIPNLVSTVKGYADHEENVLVAVTEARAKATSMNIDASNLNAENLKKFQDAQAGLSSALSRLLVTVEKYPDLKANQNFLELQAQLEGTENRIAVARENFNAATKSYNTHLRRFPAKIFIGWMADDGEFEAMQGFEAEASSAKAPEVKF
- a CDS encoding TPM domain-containing protein translates to MKLKLFLFLFIACFGFIHAEAPFKKGIPERPSPPTLVNDFTNTLSRSEVYQLENKLVAFDDTTSNQIVVLITDDLHGYDPAEFTIAVGNQWGVGQKDFKNGIVVMVSPGERKTFIATGYGLEGAIPDAICKRIVENTMIPKFKENNYYDGIDQATDVLMQLASGEITVSQLEERQARQKIVTVVMGILMVLGIASLVLLIGYSRVRHYARANDLSFWTAFWILNSMNNRRGGGSGGGFFGGGGGGFGGGGGGFGGFGGGSFGGGGAGGSW
- a CDS encoding TPM domain-containing protein, which gives rise to MDIRKFLTPEEKNGILAAIRDAENNTSGEIRLHLENRCKGDVIDRAVFLFDKLGMTATRESNGVLFYVAVKDKKLAILGDKGINKTVPENFWENIREHLVSRFRENKYGEGLAEGIRMAGEQLKSHFPLRSDDKNELTDEISYGGSS